A window from Petrotoga miotherma DSM 10691 encodes these proteins:
- the lgt gene encoding prolipoprotein diacylglyceryl transferase: MKKDKVFLNTLWVSITSFLVICIVVLPKSFSGEWYFSPVLVTVGPLEIRWYGLLIASSILLATFIAQKEAEREKINEDDLFTAVSLGIIFGIIGARLYYVLFNFEYFSRNPSEIFKIWHGGMAIHGAILAAFLVVFLYTQLKKKCTFTFLQGLDLFTFVLPLAQAIGRWGNFFNHEAYGSPTNLPWKMYISLPDRMPGYEAYEYFHPTFLYESAWNLLVFLILFYFIRNKRKTYGEVTALYLILYSIGRIPIERLRTDSLYIGDFRVAVVISLILIVLGSLLFVYLRNKREIVEKRSEY; this comes from the coding sequence ATGAAAAAGGATAAAGTCTTTTTAAACACTTTGTGGGTTTCGATAACCTCTTTTTTAGTTATTTGTATAGTTGTTTTACCAAAGAGTTTTTCTGGGGAATGGTATTTCAGTCCAGTTTTAGTTACGGTTGGTCCATTAGAAATAAGATGGTATGGACTGTTAATCGCTTCATCGATACTGTTGGCAACATTTATTGCTCAGAAAGAAGCTGAAAGAGAAAAAATAAACGAAGACGATCTTTTCACCGCAGTTTCTTTGGGAATTATATTTGGTATTATAGGAGCAAGATTATATTATGTTCTTTTTAATTTTGAATACTTCTCTCGAAATCCTTCAGAAATTTTTAAGATATGGCATGGAGGAATGGCTATACATGGAGCGATACTGGCTGCTTTTTTAGTAGTTTTTTTGTATACGCAGTTGAAAAAAAAATGTACCTTTACCTTCCTGCAAGGGTTAGATTTATTCACTTTTGTTTTACCGTTAGCTCAAGCTATTGGAAGATGGGGCAATTTTTTCAACCATGAAGCATATGGTTCACCGACAAATCTTCCATGGAAGATGTACATTTCTTTACCTGATCGAATGCCAGGGTATGAAGCCTATGAATATTTTCATCCAACATTCTTATATGAATCTGCCTGGAATTTGTTAGTATTTCTAATATTGTTTTATTTTATTAGAAATAAGAGAAAAACATATGGAGAAGTCACCGCTCTGTATTTAATTCTTTATTCTATCGGGCGAATCCCGATTGAAAGGTTAAGAACGGATAGTCTCTACATTGGGGATTTTCGCGTTGCAGTAGTTATAAGCTTAATATTGATAGTATTAGGTTCTTTGCTTTTTGTATACCTAAGAAACAAAAGAGAAATCGTTGAAAAAAGGAGTGAATATTGA